From a region of the Acidobacteriota bacterium genome:
- a CDS encoding acetyl-CoA carboxylase biotin carboxylase subunit, producing the protein MQRVLVANRGEIALRVIRACRERGLESVAVFSELDAGAPHTRAADRAVAIGPAPAAESYLRIDRILDAARACAADAVHPGYGFLSENTAFASACERAGLTFIGPPASAIALMGSKIAARELMQRAGIPVVPGETPARQDDPGIVAALRKVGFPALVKAAAGGGGKGMRRIAGEREAPELVAAARREAAAAFGDGTLYVERLIERARHVEIQVFADAHGHAVHLFERECSAQRRHQKILEESPSPALTDRVRQAMGAAAVAAAKAAQYRNAGTVEFLVEGEGDSARFYFLEMNTRLQVEHPVTEAITGRDLVQAQLAVAAGEPLPWAQADLERRGHAIECRLYAEDPSQEFLPQAGRLLVYREPSGPGIRVDSGVVEGSEVPVQYDPLLAKLIVHAETRNAAIARAIAALHEFPILGVRTNIPFLLRLLADDEFRSGRLHTRSIDERWRDLAPARTDPPPFVRAALARAAEVGQSHLSRGISGTVPLPEPVNGALDPWQRVRGWR; encoded by the coding sequence GTGCAACGCGTCCTGGTGGCGAATCGGGGCGAGATCGCGCTGCGCGTGATCCGGGCATGCCGCGAGCGGGGCCTGGAATCGGTCGCCGTCTTCTCCGAGCTCGACGCCGGGGCGCCGCACACGCGCGCCGCGGATCGCGCCGTCGCGATCGGGCCGGCGCCGGCCGCCGAGAGCTACCTGCGGATCGACCGGATTCTCGACGCGGCGCGCGCCTGCGCGGCGGACGCCGTCCATCCCGGGTACGGGTTTCTCTCCGAAAACACGGCGTTCGCGAGCGCCTGCGAGCGGGCGGGCCTCACCTTCATCGGGCCGCCGGCATCGGCGATCGCCCTGATGGGTTCGAAGATAGCGGCGCGCGAGCTGATGCAGCGCGCCGGCATCCCCGTTGTCCCCGGGGAAACACCCGCGCGCCAGGATGATCCCGGCATCGTCGCGGCGCTCCGGAAGGTGGGCTTCCCGGCGCTCGTGAAGGCGGCCGCGGGCGGGGGCGGCAAGGGCATGAGGCGGATCGCCGGCGAACGCGAGGCGCCGGAACTGGTGGCCGCGGCCCGGCGCGAGGCGGCCGCGGCGTTTGGCGACGGCACGCTGTACGTCGAGCGTTTGATCGAGCGGGCGCGCCACGTCGAGATCCAGGTCTTTGCAGACGCTCACGGCCACGCGGTACACCTGTTCGAGCGCGAGTGTTCGGCGCAGCGCCGGCATCAGAAGATCCTCGAAGAAAGTCCTTCACCGGCCCTCACCGACCGCGTGCGCCAGGCGATGGGGGCCGCCGCCGTGGCGGCGGCGAAGGCGGCGCAGTATCGGAACGCGGGGACCGTCGAATTCCTGGTCGAGGGCGAGGGAGACTCGGCGCGCTTCTACTTCCTCGAGATGAACACCCGGCTGCAGGTCGAGCATCCGGTGACCGAGGCGATCACGGGGCGTGACCTGGTGCAGGCCCAGCTCGCCGTCGCGGCCGGCGAACCGTTGCCGTGGGCGCAGGCAGACCTCGAACGCCGCGGGCATGCGATCGAGTGCCGCCTCTATGCGGAGGATCCGTCGCAGGAGTTCCTGCCGCAGGCCGGGCGGCTGCTGGTGTATCGCGAACCCAGCGGTCCTGGCATCCGCGTCGATTCCGGCGTTGTCGAGGGGAGCGAAGTGCCGGTGCAGTACGACCCGCTGCTCGCGAAGCTCATCGTACACGCCGAAACGCGGAACGCGGCGATCGCCCGTGCGATCGCCGCGCTCCACGAATTCCCCATCCTCGGCGTCCGCACCAACATCCCGTTTCTCCTCCGGCTGCTCGCCGACGACGAGTTCCGGAGTGGACGGCTGCACACGCGGTCGATCGACGAACGGTGGCGGGATCTGGCGCCTGCCCGAACGGACCCGCCTCCATTCGTACGGGCGGCGCTGGCCCGCGCGGCGGAAGTGGGACAGTCCCACTTATCGCGCGGGATAAGTGGGACTGTCCCCCTTCCTGAGCCGGTGAATGGCGCCCTCGATCCGTGGCAGAGAGTGCGAGGGTGGCGGTGA
- a CDS encoding hydroxymethylglutaryl-CoA lyase, protein MKITVVEVGPRDGLQNEASPVTTADKIAFVDRLSAAGLPVIEVSAFVSPKWVPQMADAGAVFAGIRRRPGVRYTALAPNLQGLERAAAARADDIAIFAASSESFSQRNINQTIGQSLETYAAVSSAARARGLRVRAYLSTAFGCPFEGAVDPARVATLVARLLALGAYEVAVSDTIGVAHPAQIRSLLPRIFSDAPGGRVALHLHDTRGTALANVLTAIDLGVRTFDASAGGLGGCPYAPGATGNLATEDLMYMLDGLGVETGVDLDALVNASLFIEEKVGHALPSRVLQARKRSTYGV, encoded by the coding sequence ATGAAGATCACCGTCGTCGAGGTCGGGCCGCGCGATGGCCTCCAGAACGAAGCGTCACCGGTCACGACGGCCGACAAGATCGCGTTCGTGGACCGGCTCTCCGCGGCGGGGCTCCCCGTCATCGAGGTCTCCGCGTTCGTCAGCCCGAAGTGGGTGCCGCAGATGGCGGATGCCGGCGCGGTGTTCGCCGGCATCCGCCGCCGCCCTGGCGTGCGCTACACCGCGCTCGCGCCCAACCTGCAGGGACTCGAGCGGGCAGCGGCGGCGCGCGCGGACGACATCGCGATCTTCGCCGCCTCATCGGAGAGCTTCAGCCAGCGGAACATCAACCAGACAATCGGCCAATCGCTCGAGACGTACGCGGCGGTGTCCTCGGCGGCGCGCGCGCGCGGCCTGCGGGTGCGCGCCTACCTCTCCACGGCCTTCGGGTGCCCGTTCGAAGGAGCGGTCGATCCGGCGCGCGTCGCCACGCTCGTCGCGCGCCTCCTGGCGCTCGGCGCCTACGAGGTCGCCGTCAGCGACACGATCGGCGTCGCGCACCCGGCGCAGATTCGATCGCTGCTCCCGCGCATCTTCTCCGACGCGCCGGGCGGGCGAGTCGCCCTCCACCTGCACGACACCCGCGGCACGGCGCTCGCCAACGTACTGACCGCGATCGATCTCGGGGTCCGTACCTTCGACGCCTCTGCGGGCGGCCTCGGCGGTTGTCCCTACGCGCCCGGGGCGACGGGCAACCTCGCGACGGAAGACCTGATGTACATGCTCGACGGCCTGGGGGTCGAGACCGGCGTCGATCTCGACGCGCTGGTGAACGCGTCGCTCTTCATCGAAGAGAAGGTCGGCCACGCGCTGCCCTCGCGCGTGCTGCAGGCACGGAAGCGGTCAACCTACGGCGTCTAG
- a CDS encoding response regulator, which yields MYREYLLFAGFAVETAENGEEALVKARELDPDIVLMDLSLPVLDGWEATRRLKTDDETAHLTVVALSAHAMAAEQHRAAEAGCDGFIAKPCLPEQLVSELSRHLDAVPPVRRKRSTKRQRRPTRAAAPSVS from the coding sequence ATGTACCGGGAGTACCTGCTGTTTGCGGGCTTCGCCGTGGAGACGGCGGAAAACGGCGAGGAGGCGCTCGTCAAGGCGCGCGAGCTGGACCCCGACATTGTTCTCATGGATCTGTCGCTGCCGGTCCTCGACGGCTGGGAGGCGACACGACGCCTCAAGACGGATGACGAAACGGCGCACCTGACCGTCGTCGCGCTGAGCGCACACGCGATGGCCGCCGAGCAGCACCGCGCCGCCGAGGCCGGCTGCGATGGGTTCATCGCGAAGCCGTGTCTGCCCGAGCAGCTCGTGAGCGAGCTGAGCCGCCACCTCGACGCCGTGCCCCCGGTGCGCCGGAAGCGTTCGACGAAGCGTCAGCGGCGGCCGACCCGCGCAGCCGCTCCTTCTGTTTCTTGA
- a CDS encoding response regulator, which produces MNAVPHDRGALVLLVEDDRDGREMFAAGFQSFGFRVEQAHNGLQALAKAIELQPDIIVTDLAIPGIDGLQLCKRLREDPRTEHIPIVGITGYASFAAEPGRATRAGCDAVYVKPCPPDIVIAEMNRLLAAARRA; this is translated from the coding sequence ATGAACGCCGTGCCGCACGACCGTGGGGCGCTCGTGTTGCTCGTCGAGGACGATCGGGACGGCCGTGAGATGTTTGCGGCCGGCTTCCAGTCATTCGGCTTCCGCGTCGAGCAGGCGCACAACGGACTCCAGGCACTCGCCAAAGCGATTGAGCTTCAGCCGGACATCATCGTGACGGACCTGGCGATACCGGGTATCGACGGCCTGCAGTTGTGCAAACGGCTCCGAGAAGATCCACGCACCGAGCACATTCCCATTGTCGGGATCACCGGGTATGCGTCCTTTGCCGCGGAGCCGGGTCGCGCAACGCGCGCGGGCTGCGACGCAGTGTATGTGAAGCCGTGTCCACCAGACATCGTGATTGCCGAGATGAACCGCCTCCTGGCGGCCGCCAGGCGCGCCTGA
- a CDS encoding VOC family protein, whose translation MTATIGGLSRLQQISMRAVDVPRATAFYRDVLGLKFLFDAPPGLAFFDCGGVRLMLASGEGEIDHPGSVLYFAVDDIHAMRTALGARGVNFVREPHLIAKLPDREVWMAFFQDSEGNTLALMQETPV comes from the coding sequence ATGACCGCAACGATCGGGGGGCTGTCACGCCTCCAGCAGATCTCGATGCGCGCGGTGGACGTACCGCGCGCCACCGCATTTTACCGCGACGTGCTTGGGCTGAAATTCCTGTTCGACGCCCCACCGGGCCTGGCGTTCTTCGACTGCGGAGGTGTGCGCCTGATGCTCGCGAGCGGCGAAGGCGAGATCGACCACCCCGGATCCGTCCTCTATTTCGCCGTGGACGACATCCACGCGATGCGGACGGCGCTCGGCGCCAGGGGTGTGAACTTCGTCCGGGAGCCTCACCTGATCGCGAAACTCCCGGACCGTGAAGTGTGGATGGCGTTCTTCCAGGACAGCGAGGGGAATACGCTCGCGCTGATGCAGGAAACACCCGTATAG
- a CDS encoding NADP-dependent malic enzyme, whose translation MLLRDEDIFDYHEFPRPGKLEVVTSKPCLTQRDLSMAYTPGVARPCLAIERDPEAAYRYTGKGNLVAVVTNGTAVLGLGDIGALAGKPVMEGKGVLFKRFADVDVFDIELNTKDPQEIVRIVKALEPTFGGINLEDIAAPDCFYIEETLKREMSIPVFHDDQHGTAIISGAALLNALEIARKKIDQVKVVFVGAGAAGIACAEMYVTLGVRRENMLLVDTKGVVHKGRTEKMNPYKQRFAVETKLRTLAEAIKGADVFVGVSQKDLLTADMLKTMANDPIVLAMANPDPEIAYDLAIATRRDVIMATGRSDYPNQVNNVLGFPFIFRGALDVRASTINEPMKLAAARALADLAREDVPDGVLKAYGLETLGFGRDYLIPKPFDPRVLLREAPAVAQAAIDSGVARRPIADMSAYIESLERILGPSRKVVRLMVEKAKATPAHRIVFPQGEHHSVLHAARAVADQGIATPILIGDPKKIATEMEQLGLDSRLFQIIEPNGSARREQYAAELYRLRERKGITPARAHQLMTDPTYFGLMMLRAGEADAFVGGLDRRYPDTIRPALEIIGLRDDVKRLSAGHLLIFRDRQFFCADTMINIEPSADELAEIAWLAADAATFFGIEPKVAMLAFGSFGSVRHPNAEKVARAVQIVRQRRPDITIDGEMHLEVAVTPEIAREQHPHSQIQGDANVLVFPDLAAGNIGYQLARRIGRSEVLGPVLLGMRQPITVLPPTATTTEIVNAATIAAALIPAVAGRREAAEVGV comes from the coding sequence ATGTTGCTGCGCGACGAAGACATTTTCGATTATCACGAGTTCCCGCGTCCCGGAAAGCTCGAGGTCGTCACCTCGAAGCCGTGCCTGACGCAGCGCGACCTTTCAATGGCCTACACGCCTGGCGTGGCGCGGCCGTGCCTCGCCATCGAGCGGGATCCGGAGGCGGCCTATCGCTACACCGGGAAGGGCAACCTCGTGGCCGTCGTCACCAACGGTACCGCCGTGCTCGGTCTTGGCGACATTGGCGCGCTGGCCGGCAAGCCGGTGATGGAAGGCAAGGGGGTGCTGTTCAAGCGCTTCGCCGACGTGGACGTCTTCGACATCGAGCTGAACACGAAGGATCCGCAGGAGATCGTCCGGATCGTCAAGGCGCTCGAGCCCACCTTCGGTGGCATCAACCTCGAGGACATCGCCGCGCCCGACTGTTTCTACATCGAAGAAACGCTCAAGCGCGAGATGAGCATCCCGGTGTTCCACGACGACCAGCACGGCACCGCGATCATCTCTGGCGCCGCGCTCCTCAACGCGCTCGAGATCGCGCGCAAGAAGATCGACCAGGTGAAGGTCGTCTTCGTCGGCGCGGGTGCGGCGGGCATCGCGTGCGCGGAGATGTACGTCACGCTCGGCGTCAGGCGCGAGAACATGCTGCTCGTCGACACGAAGGGGGTCGTCCACAAGGGGCGCACCGAGAAGATGAACCCCTACAAGCAACGCTTTGCCGTCGAGACGAAGCTGCGGACGCTGGCGGAGGCCATCAAGGGAGCCGACGTGTTCGTCGGCGTCTCCCAGAAGGACCTGCTCACGGCCGACATGCTGAAGACCATGGCGAACGACCCGATCGTGCTCGCGATGGCGAACCCGGATCCGGAGATCGCGTACGACCTGGCCATCGCCACGCGCCGCGACGTCATCATGGCGACCGGGCGCTCGGACTACCCGAACCAGGTGAACAACGTCCTCGGGTTCCCGTTCATCTTCCGCGGCGCGCTGGACGTACGCGCGAGCACGATCAACGAGCCGATGAAGCTGGCGGCGGCCCGCGCGCTCGCGGACCTCGCCAGGGAAGACGTCCCCGACGGCGTGCTGAAGGCGTACGGGCTCGAGACCCTCGGCTTCGGGCGCGACTACCTGATCCCGAAGCCGTTCGATCCGCGCGTGCTGCTGCGCGAGGCGCCGGCGGTGGCGCAGGCGGCGATCGACAGCGGCGTCGCCCGGCGGCCGATCGCGGATATGAGCGCCTACATCGAGTCGCTCGAGCGGATCCTGGGGCCGTCGCGCAAGGTCGTGCGGCTCATGGTGGAGAAGGCGAAGGCGACACCGGCGCACCGCATCGTCTTCCCGCAAGGGGAGCACCATTCCGTGCTGCACGCCGCGCGCGCCGTCGCGGACCAGGGGATCGCCACGCCGATCCTCATCGGCGACCCGAAAAAGATCGCGACCGAAATGGAGCAGCTCGGGCTCGACTCCCGGTTGTTCCAGATCATCGAGCCGAACGGCTCCGCGCGGCGCGAGCAGTACGCGGCGGAGCTGTACCGGCTCCGCGAGCGGAAGGGCATCACGCCGGCACGGGCACACCAGCTGATGACCGATCCGACCTATTTCGGCCTGATGATGCTGCGAGCCGGCGAGGCCGACGCGTTTGTCGGCGGCCTGGACCGCCGCTACCCCGACACGATCCGTCCGGCGCTCGAGATCATCGGGCTGCGCGACGACGTGAAGCGGTTGTCTGCGGGGCACCTGCTGATCTTCAGGGACCGGCAGTTTTTCTGCGCCGACACGATGATCAACATCGAGCCCTCCGCCGACGAGCTGGCCGAGATCGCCTGGCTGGCGGCCGACGCGGCCACCTTCTTCGGCATCGAGCCGAAGGTCGCCATGCTCGCCTTCGGCAGTTTCGGCTCGGTGCGCCATCCCAACGCGGAGAAGGTCGCGCGTGCCGTGCAGATCGTGCGGCAGCGGCGGCCTGACATCACCATCGACGGCGAGATGCACCTCGAGGTGGCGGTCACGCCCGAGATCGCGCGCGAGCAGCACCCGCACTCGCAAATCCAGGGCGATGCCAACGTGCTCGTCTTCCCGGACCTCGCCGCGGGCAACATCGGCTACCAGCTCGCGCGGCGCATCGGGCGCTCCGAGGTGCTGGGGCCCGTGCTGCTCGGCATGCGCCAGCCGATCACCGTGCTGCCGCCGACGGCGACCACAACCGAGATCGTCAACGCCGCGACGATTGCCGCCGCGCTCATCCCGGCAGTCGCCGGACGCCGCGAGGCGGCGGAGGTCGGCGTGTAA
- a CDS encoding ABC transporter permease, translating into MRERSFALTTVLTLGVCLAANIAIFSVVNAVLLNPLPVPESDRLVLMHNSYPKAGAPEGSTAVPDYFDRLAAITAFDQQAMYRVMGFDVGERGNPQRMRGMIVTPSFFALVGVNPHLGRPLVHADAQQGHDRKVVLSAAVWRDQFARDPAVVGRDLRIDGEPYTIVGVMPESFRFIDHEVKLWIPKWFTPQERSDDSRHSNNWTYLGRLKPGATVEQAQAQVDALNAANLQKFPELRDVLVNAGFRTIATGFRQYLVRDVRSVLYLLWGAVAFVLVIGCVNVANLSLVRSTVRLRELATRMALGAGRWRMARQLLTESIVLTCAAGVVGWFLGVWAVGGFRALGLEGLPRGGEVAIDATAVAFTAGLVLLVGLATGGIPLAHVLGANVNEVLRQEGRSGTATRATRAIRHSLVAAEVALAFLLLVGAGLLLASFQRVLEVEPGFDPRGVLTASVAMPASRYGNEAARVAFVDRALHDVRRLPGVQAAGVTSSIPFGGSYSDSAILAEGYAMAPGESIIAPNRILVSPGYFEAMRIALVRGRLFDARDTLTSTRVAIVDEDLARRFWKGRDPVGKRLYLPRSAEDLVAPGPNAIWLTVVGVVENVKLQALVGGDRRFGAYYFPFAQAGTENVTFALRTTGSPESLLPALRARVAALDPDMPVYSTYSMEERMSRSLTDRRTPVVLVLGFAGVALLLSSIGIYGVLSYLVTQRTKEIGIRLALGGTTRDILALIVREGLVVVGVGFAAGMSGALALRRALEAQLYGITATDPAVYGLVALILGAVALAACLLPAWRAARVSPSVAL; encoded by the coding sequence TTGCGCGAACGATCGTTCGCCCTGACCACGGTGCTCACGCTGGGCGTCTGTCTCGCCGCGAACATCGCGATCTTCAGCGTGGTCAACGCCGTCCTGCTCAATCCGCTGCCGGTGCCCGAATCGGATCGACTCGTGCTGATGCACAACAGCTACCCGAAAGCGGGGGCGCCGGAGGGGTCCACCGCGGTCCCCGACTATTTCGATCGCCTCGCGGCCATCACCGCGTTCGACCAGCAGGCGATGTATCGCGTCATGGGGTTCGACGTGGGCGAGCGCGGGAATCCGCAGCGCATGCGCGGGATGATCGTGACCCCGTCGTTCTTCGCGCTGGTGGGCGTGAACCCGCACCTGGGGCGGCCGCTCGTCCACGCGGACGCGCAGCAGGGGCACGACCGCAAGGTCGTGCTCAGTGCGGCAGTCTGGCGCGATCAGTTCGCGCGCGACCCGGCCGTCGTCGGACGCGATCTCCGCATCGACGGCGAGCCGTACACGATCGTGGGCGTGATGCCCGAGTCGTTTCGCTTCATCGATCACGAGGTGAAGCTCTGGATCCCCAAGTGGTTCACACCCCAGGAGCGCTCGGATGACTCGCGGCACAGCAACAACTGGACGTATCTGGGGCGCCTCAAGCCGGGCGCGACCGTCGAGCAGGCCCAGGCGCAGGTCGATGCGCTGAACGCCGCGAATCTTCAGAAATTCCCCGAGCTTCGCGACGTCCTCGTCAATGCCGGGTTCCGCACCATCGCCACGGGTTTCCGACAGTACCTGGTGCGTGACGTGCGGAGCGTCCTCTACCTGCTCTGGGGAGCGGTCGCGTTCGTGCTGGTGATCGGCTGCGTGAACGTCGCCAATCTCTCGCTCGTCCGATCGACCGTGCGCCTGCGGGAGCTGGCCACGCGCATGGCGCTCGGCGCCGGCCGCTGGCGCATGGCGCGGCAGCTCCTGACGGAGAGCATCGTACTGACGTGCGCCGCCGGAGTGGTCGGCTGGTTCCTCGGAGTCTGGGCGGTCGGCGGCTTCAGGGCGCTCGGCCTCGAAGGCCTGCCGCGAGGCGGGGAAGTGGCGATCGACGCGACGGCCGTCGCGTTCACCGCCGGTCTCGTCCTGCTGGTCGGCCTCGCCACCGGTGGCATCCCGCTCGCGCACGTTCTCGGCGCGAACGTCAACGAGGTGCTGCGCCAGGAAGGAAGGTCGGGAACGGCCACGCGCGCGACGCGCGCGATCCGGCACTCGCTGGTGGCCGCCGAGGTCGCACTCGCCTTCCTGCTGCTGGTCGGCGCGGGCCTGCTGCTGGCGAGCTTCCAGCGCGTGCTGGAGGTCGAACCGGGCTTCGACCCCCGCGGTGTGCTGACGGCGTCGGTGGCGATGCCGGCCTCGCGCTACGGGAACGAGGCGGCTCGCGTCGCCTTTGTCGACCGCGCGCTGCATGACGTCCGGCGGCTGCCCGGCGTGCAGGCCGCCGGCGTCACATCGAGCATTCCCTTCGGCGGCAGCTACTCCGACAGCGCGATCCTGGCCGAGGGCTACGCCATGGCGCCCGGCGAGTCGATCATCGCGCCAAACCGGATCCTCGTCTCACCGGGCTACTTCGAGGCGATGCGCATCGCGCTGGTCAGGGGGCGGCTGTTCGACGCGCGCGACACCTTGACGTCGACGCGCGTGGCGATCGTGGACGAGGATTTGGCCCGGCGCTTCTGGAAGGGACGCGATCCGGTTGGCAAGCGCCTGTATCTGCCGAGGTCGGCGGAGGACCTGGTGGCTCCGGGACCGAACGCGATCTGGCTGACGGTGGTCGGTGTCGTCGAGAACGTCAAGCTCCAGGCGCTCGTGGGCGGCGACAGGCGGTTCGGCGCCTACTACTTCCCGTTCGCGCAGGCCGGAACCGAAAACGTCACGTTCGCCCTCCGCACCACAGGCAGTCCTGAATCGCTCCTGCCCGCGCTGCGCGCCCGTGTCGCGGCGCTCGATCCCGACATGCCGGTGTACTCGACGTACTCGATGGAGGAGCGGATGTCTCGCTCGCTGACCGATCGCCGCACCCCCGTGGTGCTCGTGCTCGGGTTCGCCGGCGTGGCGCTGCTGCTCTCGTCGATCGGCATCTACGGCGTGTTGAGTTACCTGGTGACCCAGCGCACGAAGGAGATCGGCATCCGTCTCGCGCTCGGCGGCACCACGCGCGACATCCTCGCGCTCATCGTCCGCGAAGGGCTCGTCGTCGTCGGCGTCGGCTTTGCCGCGGGGATGAGCGGCGCGCTGGCGTTGCGGCGCGCGCTCGAGGCGCAGCTGTACGGCATCACGGCGACCGACCCGGCCGTGTACGGGCTGGTCGCACTGATTCTTGGCGCGGTGGCGCTCGCCGCCTGCCTGTTGCCGGCGTGGCGCGCCGCGAGGGTGAGCCCCTCAGTGGCTCTATAA
- a CDS encoding helix-turn-helix domain-containing protein encodes MSARDRFGPNLRRIREQRGISLEHLADRTNVDVELWAALERNDVSRWPSGIFARAFIREYARAIGMDPESTVDEFCRCFPNGDRRRGHILRAEAELLGLESEWQEDLVEPLEDRRRAPSAPAAPKPDSGRESLLARRSRLAAAGLDLVVAAAGGALVARADDAPIWPVVGAVALAYHTIGLIFLGSTAGSAAVSLWLRHSAGAELKRIPPVAFPRLRRHARAAARS; translated from the coding sequence ATGAGCGCACGCGACCGCTTCGGACCGAACCTGCGCCGCATCCGGGAACAGCGCGGCATCTCGCTCGAACACCTCGCCGACCGCACCAACGTGGACGTGGAACTCTGGGCGGCGCTCGAACGGAACGATGTCTCGCGCTGGCCGTCCGGCATCTTCGCGCGCGCGTTCATCCGCGAGTACGCGCGAGCGATCGGCATGGATCCCGAGAGCACGGTCGATGAATTCTGCCGGTGCTTCCCGAACGGCGACCGCCGGCGCGGGCACATTCTCCGCGCCGAGGCGGAGCTGCTGGGGCTCGAGTCCGAGTGGCAGGAGGATCTCGTGGAACCGCTCGAGGATCGGCGCCGCGCGCCATCCGCTCCGGCGGCGCCGAAGCCCGACTCCGGCCGTGAGTCGCTGCTCGCGCGGCGTTCCCGGCTCGCGGCTGCCGGCCTGGACCTCGTGGTGGCGGCGGCCGGTGGCGCGCTCGTCGCGCGGGCCGACGACGCGCCGATCTGGCCGGTGGTTGGCGCCGTTGCCCTCGCGTATCACACGATCGGGCTCATCTTCCTCGGATCGACCGCCGGGTCCGCGGCTGTTTCCCTGTGGCTGCGCCACTCGGCGGGCGCCGAGCTCAAACGCATTCCGCCGGTTGCGTTCCCGCGGCTGCGGCGGCATGCCCGCGCCGCCGCGCGCTCATAG
- the crcB gene encoding fluoride efflux transporter CrcB, with protein MLWRHVALVALGGAIGSASRYLLAGAVHHVAPSTFPYGTFVVNVMGCLAFGLLAGVSEERALVLPPVRVFLLVGILGGFTTFSSFTYETFSLMRDGQAGAAFANAAGQVLAGFAALWAGYVLTRIG; from the coding sequence ATGCTCTGGAGGCATGTCGCGCTCGTGGCGCTCGGCGGCGCCATTGGCTCGGCGTCGCGATATCTGCTCGCCGGTGCCGTGCACCACGTCGCTCCCTCCACCTTTCCCTACGGAACGTTCGTCGTCAACGTGATGGGCTGCCTCGCGTTCGGTCTCCTCGCGGGCGTATCGGAGGAGCGTGCCCTGGTGCTGCCGCCGGTACGCGTGTTCCTGCTCGTGGGGATTCTTGGCGGCTTTACCACCTTCTCGTCGTTCACCTACGAGACGTTCTCGCTGATGCGTGACGGGCAGGCGGGCGCGGCATTCGCCAACGCCGCCGGGCAGGTGCTGGCCGGATTCGCCGCGCTCTGGGCGGGCTACGTGCTGACGCGCATCGGCTAG
- a CDS encoding DUF190 domain-containing protein, which produces MSIPTEGKLLRIFIGESDRWHGKPLYEAIVEEARRRGLAGATAWKGFMGFGAHSRMHTAKILRLSEDLPVLIEIVDSAEKIEAFLPDLDAMVTEGLVTLERAEVILYRAPQQPR; this is translated from the coding sequence GTGTCGATTCCAACCGAGGGCAAGCTGCTCCGCATCTTCATCGGCGAAAGCGATCGGTGGCATGGCAAACCGCTGTACGAAGCGATCGTCGAAGAGGCGCGCCGCCGCGGGCTCGCCGGGGCGACGGCGTGGAAGGGATTCATGGGATTCGGCGCCCACAGCCGGATGCACACCGCGAAGATTCTTCGCCTGTCCGAGGATCTGCCGGTGCTGATCGAGATCGTGGACTCAGCGGAGAAGATCGAGGCCTTCCTGCCGGATCTCGACGCGATGGTGACCGAGGGGCTGGTCACCCTGGAGCGCGCCGAGGTCATTCTGTATCGGGCCCCGCAGCAGCCCCGTTGA